In one Dermatophilaceae bacterium Sec6.4 genomic region, the following are encoded:
- a CDS encoding thermonuclease family protein: MKLSLRAPRGGVRAAGVLTLAATTLAISACQPATDSAASSPRKATSVAASVASGSATSSTGAGNSPTSSDGSSLGPLVPVISVIDGDTIAVRIDGARVKIRLIGVDTPETRKPNTPVQCFGKQASSKMQSLVQSRSVRLQADPTQGDRDKYDRSLRYVFTADGVNVAQTLIAGGFGREYTYAAPYRFQKQFRSAQVSAKSTRSGLWGACPFFGAPLVAATPTSASARPSVAPKPTRRPAPPAPPAQPAKPAGACIIKGNISSKGEKIYHVPGGRSYDKTKITLSKGERWFCSESDAVAAGWRAARD; the protein is encoded by the coding sequence ATGAAGCTGTCTTTGAGAGCGCCGCGCGGCGGGGTACGCGCGGCCGGGGTCCTCACACTTGCTGCTACGACACTGGCGATCTCAGCGTGTCAGCCGGCGACGGACTCCGCGGCGTCCAGTCCGAGAAAGGCCACCTCGGTCGCAGCATCCGTAGCTTCTGGGTCTGCCACCTCCAGCACCGGAGCCGGCAACTCACCGACCAGCTCTGACGGATCCTCACTGGGTCCACTCGTACCCGTCATCAGCGTGATCGACGGGGACACGATTGCGGTCCGGATCGACGGTGCCAGAGTCAAGATCCGACTGATCGGCGTCGATACGCCAGAGACCCGTAAACCGAACACGCCGGTGCAGTGCTTCGGGAAACAGGCCAGCAGCAAAATGCAGAGCCTGGTGCAGAGCCGCAGCGTCCGCTTGCAGGCCGACCCCACCCAGGGCGACCGTGACAAGTACGACCGCTCACTGCGGTACGTCTTCACCGCCGATGGCGTCAATGTCGCCCAGACGCTGATCGCCGGGGGCTTCGGTCGCGAGTACACCTATGCCGCGCCGTACCGGTTCCAGAAACAGTTCCGGTCCGCGCAGGTCAGCGCGAAATCCACCCGCTCGGGACTCTGGGGAGCGTGTCCCTTCTTCGGTGCTCCGCTGGTGGCTGCGACGCCCACTTCGGCCAGCGCGCGACCAAGCGTTGCGCCGAAGCCGACCAGGCGCCCCGCTCCCCCTGCGCCACCGGCTCAACCGGCGAAACCCGCCGGTGCCTGCATCATCAAGGGCAACATCAGTTCCAAGGGCGAAAAGATCTACCACGTGCCCGGCGGGCGGAGCTACGACAAGACGAAAATCACGCTCAGCAAGGGTGAGCGTTGGTTCTGCAGCGAGTCCGACGCCGTAGCGGCAGGCTGGCGCGCTGCCCGCGACTAG
- a CDS encoding reverse transcriptase family protein → MRRDPAQHVARALAWGFLAAPEWTDRDLVASAVTTLGYRYRWMKRVVRPVMATYHRPPVDRPEALSRFVLTHTPLRQALADQAHRGAPARVRQLVLAPASMGRQRWPVPPIEDLASLADLLDLPLEQLGWAADTRGLQRRTPPGPLHLYRHQWVQRPGAVPRLLESPTPLLRAVLRRVLQEILVWVPVHPAAHGFVRGRSAVTNATAHLGASTVLCLDLQTFFATITANRVNGIFRSMGYPASVAWTLTALCTHQTPAHVLSEIPTGGDSSQRYLLRSRLRSRHLPQGAATSPALANLACFGLDQRLAGYAAAAGLTYTRYADDLTFSGPQCSAQRLVSAANAIVREEGFALNAAKTRVRGPHQRHEVTGVVVNERPNVPREYYDQLRAVLHDAHIHGVDAANRDGHPDFRRHLDGRIGWVESLNAGRGARLRAQYDAVIWPI, encoded by the coding sequence ATGAGACGTGATCCAGCGCAGCACGTCGCCCGAGCGCTGGCCTGGGGCTTTCTCGCGGCACCCGAATGGACCGACAGGGACCTGGTGGCCTCCGCCGTGACCACCCTCGGCTACCGGTACCGGTGGATGAAGCGCGTCGTGCGGCCCGTGATGGCGACTTATCACCGTCCTCCGGTGGATCGCCCCGAGGCGCTCTCCCGGTTCGTGCTCACTCACACCCCGCTACGTCAGGCCCTGGCCGATCAGGCCCATCGGGGTGCTCCGGCCCGGGTGCGTCAGCTGGTGCTGGCCCCCGCCTCGATGGGTCGGCAGCGTTGGCCGGTGCCGCCGATCGAGGACCTCGCATCGCTGGCCGACCTGTTGGACCTACCACTGGAGCAGCTGGGGTGGGCTGCCGACACTCGCGGCCTGCAACGCCGCACCCCGCCCGGCCCGCTGCACCTCTACCGACATCAGTGGGTGCAGCGCCCTGGTGCCGTGCCGAGACTGCTCGAGTCGCCCACCCCGCTCTTGCGTGCGGTGCTGCGCCGGGTGCTGCAGGAGATCCTGGTGTGGGTGCCGGTGCATCCGGCCGCACACGGCTTCGTACGTGGTCGCAGCGCCGTGACGAACGCGACCGCACACCTCGGCGCGTCCACGGTGCTCTGCCTGGACCTGCAGACCTTCTTCGCCACCATCACCGCGAACCGCGTCAACGGCATCTTCCGCTCGATGGGGTATCCGGCGTCGGTGGCCTGGACGCTGACCGCGCTGTGCACCCACCAGACCCCCGCGCATGTGTTGTCCGAGATACCCACCGGCGGTGACAGCTCACAGCGGTATCTGCTGAGGTCGCGGCTGCGCTCGCGCCACCTCCCCCAGGGCGCTGCGACGTCACCCGCACTGGCCAATCTGGCCTGTTTCGGGCTCGACCAGCGCCTCGCGGGATACGCCGCGGCTGCGGGACTGACCTACACGCGGTACGCCGATGACCTCACCTTCTCCGGGCCCCAGTGCTCAGCGCAACGTCTCGTATCGGCGGCCAACGCGATCGTGCGTGAGGAGGGGTTCGCGCTCAACGCGGCCAAGACGCGGGTACGCGGGCCTCATCAACGGCACGAAGTCACCGGGGTCGTGGTCAACGAACGACCGAACGTGCCACGCGAGTACTACGACCAGCTCCGCGCAGTCCTACACGACGCGCACATACATGGCGTCGACGCCGCGAACCGCGACGGTCACCCCGATTTTCGACGACATCTCGACGGGCGGATCGGCTGGGTGGAGTCGCTCAACGCCGGGCGCGGCGCGCGCCTGCGTGCGCAGTACGACGCCGTCATCTGGCCGATCTGA
- a CDS encoding DNA topoisomerase IV subunit A encodes MARGTKTPPPADDFVENIVDIDVQDEMQSAYLEYAYSVIYSRAIPDARDGLKPVQRRILFGMDELGLRPERPHVKSSRVIGEVMGKYHPHGDQAIYDTLVRLAQDFTMRVPLVDGHGNFGSLDQGPAAARYTEARPAPVSMTMLAGLDENTVDFEPNYDDQFMQPTVLPAAFPTLLVNGASGIAVGMATNMAPHNLVEVIDAARHLITRPDCSLDDLMRFVPGPDLPCGGQIVGLEGIRDAYLTGRGSFRTRATVRIENVTPRRKGIVVTELPYLVGPEKVIDKVKDLVQSKKLQGIADLKDLSDRTKGLQLVIEIKNGFNPDAVLEQLYRLTPLEESFGINNVALVEGQPRTLGLKELLRVYVDFRIDVVRRRTQFRLDKRLARLHLVEGLLVAIVDIDEVIQIIRSSDDSASARTRLIDVFDLSEAQANYILDLQLRALTKFSRIKLEKEQQELIEAIEALREILSDEKLLRRTVSAELAEIAKTHGTPRRTTLLEASGTTATAASLEVPDDPCHVLLSSTGLLARTTTDDPLPQGGARRKHDVVVAAVTTTARGEFGLVTSAGRVVRVTAIDLPTMPPTSGSPVLSGGAPVGAYVDLAARETVVTLTSLRADCPGLALGTRAGTVKRVNTDYPSRDSFELITLKDGDAVVGAAELHTGEEELVFVTTDAQLLHFSAAVVRPQGRSGGGMAGIKLGAGQSALWFGAVDSQVANAVVTVAGGDDALPGTDGGSVKVTDFWAYPGKGRATGGVRAHRFIRGENALVAAWVGPTPARAAGSTGLAVDLPDIDDRRDGSGIPASGAIAAIGGATG; translated from the coding sequence ATGGCGCGCGGCACCAAGACCCCACCCCCCGCCGACGATTTCGTCGAGAACATCGTCGACATCGACGTACAGGACGAGATGCAGAGCGCGTACCTGGAGTACGCGTACTCGGTCATCTACTCCCGTGCGATCCCTGATGCCCGTGACGGACTCAAACCCGTGCAGCGGCGCATTCTCTTCGGGATGGATGAGCTGGGGCTTCGCCCCGAGCGCCCGCACGTGAAGTCCTCCCGGGTGATCGGTGAGGTGATGGGCAAGTATCACCCGCACGGTGACCAGGCAATCTACGACACTCTCGTTCGGCTCGCGCAGGACTTCACCATGCGGGTACCGCTGGTCGACGGACACGGCAACTTCGGCTCGCTGGACCAGGGGCCGGCCGCCGCCCGGTACACCGAGGCCCGACCGGCGCCGGTGTCGATGACGATGCTCGCGGGGTTGGATGAGAACACCGTCGACTTCGAGCCCAACTACGACGACCAGTTCATGCAGCCGACCGTGCTGCCCGCTGCGTTCCCGACGTTGCTGGTCAATGGCGCGAGCGGTATCGCGGTCGGTATGGCGACGAATATGGCGCCGCACAACCTCGTCGAGGTGATCGATGCGGCGCGCCACCTGATCACCCGTCCGGACTGCTCACTGGACGATCTGATGCGGTTCGTTCCCGGGCCGGACCTGCCGTGCGGTGGACAGATCGTCGGTCTGGAAGGTATTCGCGACGCCTACCTGACCGGTCGCGGCAGTTTCCGCACCCGCGCGACGGTCCGGATCGAGAACGTGACACCGCGCCGAAAGGGCATCGTCGTGACCGAGCTGCCTTACCTGGTCGGACCCGAGAAAGTCATCGACAAGGTCAAAGACCTCGTACAGAGCAAGAAGTTGCAGGGCATCGCGGATCTGAAAGATCTCTCGGACCGCACCAAGGGACTGCAGCTGGTCATCGAGATCAAGAACGGCTTCAATCCCGATGCGGTGCTCGAGCAGCTCTACCGGCTGACGCCGCTGGAGGAATCCTTCGGCATCAACAACGTCGCGCTGGTCGAGGGCCAACCGCGCACGCTCGGCCTGAAGGAACTACTGCGGGTCTACGTCGACTTCCGGATCGACGTCGTGCGCCGCCGCACCCAGTTCCGCCTGGACAAGCGGCTGGCCCGTCTACACCTGGTGGAGGGCCTACTGGTCGCGATCGTTGATATCGACGAGGTCATCCAGATCATCCGCAGCTCCGATGATTCAGCATCGGCGCGCACCCGGCTGATCGACGTCTTCGACCTCTCAGAGGCGCAGGCCAACTACATCCTGGATCTGCAGCTGCGTGCGCTCACCAAGTTCTCGCGCATCAAGTTGGAGAAGGAGCAGCAGGAGCTGATCGAGGCGATCGAGGCACTGCGCGAGATTCTCTCGGATGAGAAGTTGCTGCGCCGCACGGTGTCCGCCGAGCTGGCAGAGATAGCGAAGACCCATGGCACACCGCGTCGTACGACGCTGCTCGAGGCTTCGGGTACGACCGCGACCGCAGCGTCTCTGGAAGTGCCGGACGACCCGTGTCACGTATTGCTGTCCTCCACGGGCCTACTCGCACGCACCACGACAGACGACCCGTTGCCGCAGGGCGGCGCTCGGCGCAAGCACGATGTCGTGGTCGCCGCGGTCACCACGACGGCGCGCGGCGAGTTCGGGCTGGTGACCTCGGCCGGACGGGTGGTGCGGGTTACAGCCATCGATCTGCCGACGATGCCCCCGACCAGTGGTTCGCCGGTACTGTCCGGCGGCGCTCCCGTGGGGGCTTACGTCGATCTTGCGGCGCGCGAGACCGTGGTGACGCTGACCTCGCTTCGCGCGGACTGCCCCGGTCTCGCGCTCGGCACCCGGGCCGGCACGGTGAAGCGGGTGAACACGGACTATCCGAGCAGGGACTCCTTCGAGTTGATCACTCTCAAAGACGGGGATGCTGTGGTCGGCGCCGCCGAGTTGCACACCGGTGAGGAGGAGCTGGTCTTCGTCACCACCGACGCGCAACTCCTGCACTTCAGCGCCGCTGTGGTGCGTCCGCAAGGACGTTCGGGTGGCGGCATGGCGGGGATCAAGCTCGGTGCTGGCCAGAGCGCGCTCTGGTTCGGGGCTGTGGATTCGCAGGTGGCGAACGCCGTGGTGACGGTTGCCGGTGGCGACGATGCGCTACCGGGGACCGACGGCGGATCAGTGAAAGTGACCGACTTCTGGGCCTACCCCGGCAAGGGGCGAGCCACTGGCGGGGTGCGTGCGCACCGCTTCATCCGCGGTGAGAACGCCTTGGTGGCAGCGTGGGTCGGACCGACCCCCGCCCGCGCGGCTGGCTCGACCGGGCTCGCAGTGGATCTGCCCGACATCGACGACCGCCGCGACGGCAGCGGTATACCGGCGTCGGGAGCGATCGCAGCAATCGGTGGCGCGACCGGGTGA
- the narI gene encoding respiratory nitrate reductase subunit gamma, with protein MNVFLFVVFPYICLTVFVVGHFWRYRYDKFGWTTRSSQLYENKLLRIGSPLFHFGIIGVFFGHVIGLGIPQSWTSAVGISEPIYHVVALAGGAVAGVMTLVGMVILIYRRRTTGPVFSATTRMDKVMYLFLGTVIVLGVYNTLVANAAGAYNYREGVSVWFRGIFRFDLHPDLMGAAPLGFQVHGLVAMALFALWPFTRLVHVFSAPIGYLTRPYIVYRSRDDQLGNQPTRRGWDRIDS; from the coding sequence ATGAACGTGTTCCTGTTCGTGGTGTTTCCCTACATCTGCCTGACGGTCTTCGTGGTGGGCCACTTCTGGCGCTACCGGTACGACAAGTTCGGCTGGACCACCCGCTCGTCACAGCTGTACGAGAACAAGCTGCTACGAATCGGTAGCCCGCTTTTCCACTTCGGCATCATCGGGGTGTTCTTCGGGCACGTGATCGGGTTGGGGATACCGCAGTCCTGGACCAGCGCGGTGGGAATCTCCGAGCCGATCTATCACGTCGTCGCGCTGGCAGGTGGCGCTGTGGCCGGTGTGATGACACTCGTCGGAATGGTCATCCTGATCTATCGCCGCCGCACCACCGGACCGGTGTTCTCCGCGACGACGCGGATGGACAAGGTGATGTACCTCTTCCTCGGCACCGTGATCGTGCTCGGCGTCTACAACACGTTGGTCGCCAACGCCGCGGGCGCGTACAACTACCGCGAGGGCGTGTCGGTCTGGTTCCGCGGGATCTTCCGCTTCGACCTGCACCCTGACCTGATGGGGGCTGCTCCGCTCGGTTTCCAGGTCCACGGGCTCGTCGCGATGGCGCTCTTCGCGCTATGGCCGTTCACCCGGTTGGTGCACGTCTTCAGCGCACCGATCGGATACCTCACCCGGCCCTACATCGTCTACCGCAGTCGCGACGATCAACTCGGTAATCAGCCGACCCGGCGTGGGTGGGACCGCATCGACTCCTGA
- a CDS encoding AAA family ATPase: protein MLHTVAICGYRSVRSLVLPLTGLDVVTGANGSGKSNVYRSLRLIAGMATGSAISALAREGGLGAVLWAGPETGTHSGHPTQGTRRKAPVALRLGFSGDDLGYAVDLGLPTPMDIGTASLFVRDPVIKREWVFAGAFPRPATLLAERNRQVVRVRDDTWHELPAKLSGHRSVLAEIADAQGAPEILALRNSVREWRFYDHLRTDPGAPARSPQVGTRTPVLGSDGGDLAAALQTIIELGHADLMDDAITSAFPGSRLIVESRDGVFSLGLRQPGLLRVLGAAELSDGTLRFLMLAAALLSVYPPGLMVLNEPETSLHPDLFPALGALIAAATATTQLIVVTHSVELATCIDRASGRDAGRLHLQKRDGETELRDQGLLSTPSWQWPKR from the coding sequence ATGCTGCACACTGTCGCGATCTGCGGGTACCGCTCAGTACGCAGCCTCGTGCTGCCCCTCACCGGGCTGGACGTCGTCACCGGCGCCAACGGCAGCGGCAAGTCCAATGTCTACCGCTCCCTGCGACTCATCGCCGGGATGGCGACCGGTAGCGCCATCAGCGCGCTGGCCCGCGAGGGTGGGTTGGGCGCGGTGCTGTGGGCCGGCCCAGAGACAGGTACCCACAGCGGGCATCCGACCCAGGGCACCCGGCGGAAGGCACCGGTCGCCCTTCGACTGGGTTTCTCAGGTGACGACCTCGGGTACGCCGTCGATCTCGGTTTACCGACGCCGATGGACATCGGCACGGCATCGCTCTTCGTCCGCGATCCGGTCATCAAGCGGGAGTGGGTGTTCGCCGGTGCGTTCCCTCGGCCTGCAACGCTGCTCGCCGAGCGCAACCGACAGGTGGTGCGGGTGCGCGACGACACCTGGCATGAGCTGCCGGCAAAGCTCTCCGGGCACCGCAGCGTGCTCGCCGAAATAGCCGATGCGCAGGGCGCTCCAGAAATACTCGCGCTTCGGAACTCGGTGCGGGAGTGGCGTTTCTACGATCACCTGCGCACCGACCCCGGGGCGCCGGCTCGGTCCCCACAGGTCGGTACCCGGACTCCCGTTCTCGGCTCGGACGGCGGTGACCTCGCCGCAGCTCTCCAGACGATCATCGAGCTCGGACATGCCGATCTGATGGATGATGCGATCACGTCGGCGTTCCCGGGATCGCGGTTGATCGTCGAATCCCGAGACGGCGTCTTCTCACTCGGGCTGCGCCAACCCGGACTACTGCGGGTGCTCGGTGCCGCTGAGCTCTCGGACGGCACATTGCGGTTCTTGATGTTGGCGGCCGCCCTGCTCAGCGTGTATCCCCCTGGGCTGATGGTGTTGAACGAACCCGAGACCAGCCTGCACCCGGACCTGTTCCCCGCCCTGGGCGCCCTGATCGCCGCAGCAACCGCCACTACCCAGCTCATCGTTGTCACGCACTCCGTCGAACTGGCCACCTGCATCGACCGTGCCAGCGGGCGTGACGCCGGTCGGCTGCACCTTCAGAAGCGCGACGGGGAGACCGAACTGCGTGACCAGGGACTGCTCAGCACCCCCTCCTGGCAGTGGCCAAAACGCTGA
- a CDS encoding DUF1990 domain-containing protein: protein MPEKLSDQPLTYSPIGATRPGQPTPPGMRRTGASRIVGGPEVFDKAAAFVLGLGMQRGLKMRVQAPDRALAVGDVVVLHAGPGRVAFRIPTRVVYLVDEPDRQGFAYGTLPGHPERGEELFVAQRLPDGRTQVSVSAVSAPGRWYTRAAGPLGHLVQSVASRGYVATAARHCR from the coding sequence ATGCCTGAGAAGCTCAGTGATCAGCCGCTCACCTACTCCCCGATCGGCGCGACCCGGCCAGGGCAGCCCACCCCGCCTGGGATGCGGCGTACCGGCGCATCCCGCATCGTGGGTGGACCCGAAGTGTTCGACAAGGCAGCAGCTTTCGTGCTCGGTCTCGGCATGCAACGGGGTCTGAAGATGCGCGTCCAGGCACCGGACCGGGCGCTCGCCGTGGGGGATGTCGTGGTGCTGCACGCCGGGCCGGGGCGCGTGGCGTTCCGGATTCCGACCAGGGTCGTCTACCTGGTCGATGAGCCGGACCGGCAGGGATTCGCCTACGGCACGCTGCCCGGACATCCCGAACGTGGTGAGGAGTTGTTCGTGGCGCAGCGGCTGCCGGACGGCCGCACGCAGGTCAGTGTGAGCGCGGTGTCGGCGCCGGGACGCTGGTACACCAGGGCGGCCGGCCCGCTCGGGCATCTGGTGCAGTCCGTTGCCAGCCGGGGGTACGTGGCTACTGCCGCGCGACACTGCCGCTAG
- the narH gene encoding nitrate reductase subunit beta — MRVMAQMAMVMNLDKCIGCHTCSVTCKQAWTNRSGVEYVWFNNVETRPGLGYPRTYEDQEKWKGGWELNSRGRLKLKAGNRFRKLATIFSNPKLPSINEYYEPWTYDYATLTTAPAQEHIPVARPKSLITGKNMKIEWSANWDDDLGGSTATAHRDPMLAKIADKVKFEFEQTFMFYLPRICEHCLNPSCAASCPSGAIYKREEDGIVLVDQDRCRGWRMCVSGCPYKKIYFNHRTGKAEKCTFCFPRIEVGIPTVCSETCVGRLRYIGLMLYDADRVLEAASTEDDQGLYEAQRSVFLDPNDPDVMREAELAGIPYDWVQAAQRSPIWSLISKYKVALPLHPEYRTMPMVWYIPPLSPVVDVIKDTGFDAEDKGNLFAAIDALRIPVEYLAELFTAGDVEPVNLVLRKLAAMRSYMRDINMDRDPDASIVQEVGMTEEDMYDMYRLLALAKYDERYVIPPAHTEQAHSLEELATECSLDFDGGPGMGGSGPFGEGSGGAAPIAVENFQMLKARQMSDASAGPPDRSSRVNLLNWDGNGAPEGLFPAHSGAGDPESADTREAADAASIEPGSKPLPEARK; from the coding sequence ATGCGGGTCATGGCTCAAATGGCGATGGTGATGAACCTCGACAAGTGCATCGGGTGCCACACCTGCTCGGTGACCTGCAAACAGGCCTGGACCAACCGCTCAGGAGTTGAGTACGTGTGGTTCAACAACGTGGAAACCCGGCCCGGCCTGGGGTACCCCCGCACGTACGAGGACCAGGAGAAGTGGAAGGGCGGCTGGGAGCTGAACTCGCGTGGGCGCCTGAAACTCAAAGCGGGCAACCGTTTTCGCAAACTGGCGACTATTTTCTCCAACCCCAAACTGCCCTCGATCAATGAGTACTACGAGCCGTGGACCTATGACTACGCGACATTGACCACGGCCCCCGCCCAGGAGCACATCCCGGTCGCACGACCCAAGTCGTTGATCACGGGCAAGAACATGAAGATCGAATGGTCGGCCAACTGGGACGACGACCTCGGCGGCTCGACCGCGACCGCGCATCGGGACCCGATGCTCGCGAAGATCGCGGACAAGGTGAAGTTCGAGTTCGAGCAGACCTTCATGTTCTATCTGCCGCGGATCTGCGAGCACTGCCTGAACCCGTCATGCGCGGCGTCCTGCCCGAGCGGCGCGATCTACAAACGTGAAGAAGACGGCATCGTGCTGGTCGACCAGGACCGGTGTCGCGGCTGGCGGATGTGCGTGTCGGGATGCCCCTACAAGAAGATCTACTTCAACCACCGCACCGGCAAGGCCGAGAAGTGCACCTTCTGCTTCCCACGGATCGAGGTCGGCATACCGACCGTCTGTTCCGAGACCTGTGTCGGGCGGCTGCGCTACATCGGGCTGATGCTCTACGACGCCGACCGGGTGCTGGAGGCCGCGTCCACCGAAGACGACCAGGGACTCTACGAAGCGCAGCGGTCGGTTTTCCTGGACCCCAACGACCCGGACGTGATGCGCGAGGCCGAACTCGCGGGCATTCCCTACGACTGGGTACAAGCCGCTCAGCGCTCGCCGATCTGGTCGCTGATCAGCAAATACAAGGTGGCTCTGCCGCTGCATCCGGAGTACCGCACCATGCCCATGGTCTGGTACATCCCACCGCTGTCGCCCGTGGTGGACGTGATCAAGGACACCGGTTTCGATGCCGAGGACAAGGGCAATCTCTTCGCGGCGATCGATGCGCTACGGATCCCGGTGGAGTACCTTGCCGAGCTCTTCACCGCTGGTGACGTCGAGCCGGTGAACCTGGTGTTGCGCAAACTCGCGGCGATGCGCTCGTACATGCGCGATATCAACATGGACCGCGACCCGGACGCCTCGATCGTGCAGGAAGTGGGGATGACCGAGGAGGACATGTACGACATGTACCGGCTGCTCGCGCTCGCCAAGTACGACGAGCGGTACGTCATCCCGCCCGCGCACACCGAGCAGGCGCACTCGCTAGAGGAACTGGCCACCGAGTGCTCGCTGGACTTCGACGGCGGACCGGGGATGGGCGGCTCGGGCCCGTTCGGCGAAGGGTCCGGTGGCGCCGCGCCGATCGCTGTGGAGAATTTCCAGATGCTCAAAGCCCGCCAGATGAGTGATGCATCTGCAGGCCCACCGGATCGCAGCAGTCGGGTGAATCTGCTCAACTGGGACGGCAACGGCGCGCCGGAGGGGTTGTTCCCAGCGCACTCCGGCGCTGGTGACCCGGAGTCGGCGGATACGAGAGAGGCGGCAGACGCAGCCTCCATCGAGCCTGGATCAAAGCCCCTGCCGGAGGCTCGGAAGTGA
- a CDS encoding YrdB family protein: protein MAGVVWLSGDSRQSVSVLDVFVFVAELLMLSAFGIAGARLGPDALTAVLLAIALPLTAAVVGGLWLAPRASRGLPYPGSLAAKLLLVAASAALLALSGDLVWAALLLVATGSAFILGERSQRGDG, encoded by the coding sequence ATGGCGGGGGTGGTGTGGTTGTCCGGTGATTCGCGGCAGTCCGTCTCGGTGCTCGACGTGTTCGTCTTCGTGGCCGAGCTGCTGATGTTGTCGGCATTCGGCATAGCTGGAGCGCGGCTGGGACCTGATGCGCTCACCGCCGTGCTTCTCGCGATCGCGCTACCGCTCACAGCTGCCGTGGTGGGGGGCCTGTGGCTGGCACCTCGGGCCAGCCGTGGACTGCCGTACCCGGGCAGCCTGGCCGCGAAGTTGCTCCTGGTCGCCGCCTCGGCCGCATTACTCGCCCTGAGCGGCGACCTCGTCTGGGCAGCACTCCTCCTGGTCGCGACCGGATCGGCGTTCATCCTCGGCGAACGCTCCCAGCGCGGCGATGGGTGA
- the narJ gene encoding nitrate reductase molybdenum cofactor assembly chaperone, producing the protein MRRRAHAKQRSDEQLTIVWQAASLLLDYPDEVLLRRLPMLRIAVASLPDAMSEGLGKLISRLESTPLDQLQCDYVETFDNRRRCNLYLTYFAHGDTRKRGLALLRFKQTFQRSGFDLAESELPDHLCVVLEYAATIDREAGRALMLDHRAGLELLRLSLQDLHSPWSGAVDAICATFPPLGGDERDAVRRLAAEGPPEEEVGLAPFATPEFSPSAAQAGAPAAGGRVSLPMPSFRGASR; encoded by the coding sequence GTGAGACGCCGCGCGCACGCCAAACAGCGCAGCGACGAGCAGCTGACCATTGTGTGGCAGGCCGCCTCGCTGCTGCTGGACTATCCGGACGAGGTGCTGCTGCGGCGGCTGCCGATGTTGCGGATAGCTGTCGCGAGTTTGCCGGACGCGATGAGCGAGGGCCTCGGAAAGCTGATCTCACGGCTTGAGTCGACGCCGCTGGATCAACTGCAGTGTGACTACGTCGAGACGTTCGACAACCGCCGTCGGTGCAACCTCTATCTGACGTATTTCGCGCACGGCGACACCCGTAAACGAGGGCTGGCACTGCTGCGGTTCAAGCAGACCTTCCAACGGTCTGGTTTCGACCTCGCTGAAAGTGAACTCCCGGACCACCTCTGCGTGGTGCTGGAGTACGCAGCGACGATCGACCGGGAGGCGGGGCGGGCGCTGATGCTCGATCACCGTGCCGGCCTGGAGTTGCTCCGGTTGTCGCTGCAGGACCTGCACTCACCGTGGTCCGGAGCCGTTGACGCGATATGCGCGACATTCCCGCCACTGGGTGGAGACGAGCGGGACGCCGTACGCCGGTTGGCAGCAGAGGGTCCACCGGAGGAGGAGGTGGGGCTCGCGCCGTTCGCCACACCCGAATTCAGTCCGTCCGCCGCGCAGGCTGGGGCGCCCGCGGCCGGCGGCCGTGTCTCCCTGCCGATGCCGAGCTTCCGTGGAGCCAGTCGATGA